A genomic stretch from Hydrogenimonas urashimensis includes:
- a CDS encoding thiamine phosphate synthase: MKLYALLDETSMQARGWSIERFVGRACERGAEILQYRNKSGDVDTIRSRLEDIVSLFPGRVIVNDHPELAPICGGVHLGQEDIVRYGTTMETAVERLRETIGQERWLGLSTHNKEEIVRANLLDLDYIGLGACRATTTKEDANVLGCEKVAELASLSAHPVAAIGGVKPDDRIDHVTWLVVGSALYED, from the coding sequence GTGAAACTCTACGCTCTGCTGGATGAAACCTCGATGCAGGCGCGCGGATGGAGTATTGAACGCTTTGTCGGCCGTGCATGCGAAAGGGGGGCCGAAATTCTCCAGTATCGCAATAAAAGCGGCGATGTCGATACGATACGATCGAGGCTCGAAGATATCGTCTCGCTTTTCCCGGGACGTGTCATTGTCAACGACCATCCGGAGCTTGCACCGATATGCGGCGGTGTGCACCTCGGCCAGGAGGATATCGTGCGCTACGGCACGACGATGGAAACGGCTGTCGAACGTCTCCGCGAAACGATCGGCCAGGAGCGATGGCTTGGACTTTCGACACACAACAAAGAGGAGATCGTGCGGGCCAATCTTCTCGATCTCGATTATATCGGACTCGGTGCCTGCCGTGCCACCACGACAAAGGAAGATGCCAATGTCCTCGGCTGTGAAAAAGTCGCGGAACTTGCATCACTTTCTGCCCACCCCGTGGCCGCAATCGGCGGAGTGAAACCCGATGACAGGATCGATCATGTCACGTGGCTTGTTGTAGGGAGTGCGCTCTATGAAGATTAA